aaataaaacttttataataaattaataattaaataaatataaaataaatatttttaattattttagtcatAAAAAgtgagataataataataaaaataaagatatttaaaaaaataaaaatataaaaataaaattaaatatttaatataaaaaataattattattataattataaaacataaatattgaaaaaaaaaaactctatagATTTGCCCAACAAATAATGTGTAAATTGAGTTTATCCAATAATATGTTTTTCTTATTCTAATGCAAAAGAATGTGATTCTCCGAAAAATGCAATTTCAGATACACTACGTTCTACCCTATCACTCGTTCAGCATTTTTCTCGACCACTAACTTCTAAGTGACTAACCAATCAATACAAGCCACGTACAATTGTACAAAGGAATAAACCTACGAATATCTGAGTGTTTACATACTAGACTTCCTTCCTCACTCTGCATTGTAATTAACTACCGCTAGCTTCACGTCTCTGCATTCATTCCTTCATCAAATCACAGAGCAAAATGGGTTTGAAGGTAAGGCTACCTTTGATCTTTCCCTATCTGCTAAGCTAAATCTGTAATGTATGATCTACCTTTCTATTTGATCTTTGATTTTTTATTGTTAATTGGTTAGATCTGTTTTATGATTCATTGGATTGTGCATTAGAATCAGTTCTAATCTGTTTCTCTCATATTTATCCTTGATGGGTCTGTCTATGTGTGTGGTTTAATGATCAGTGATGTTGaagaaaatttgggtttggtttgttTAATTTTCTCAGGACCTGTTTTTGTTCTCAATTTTCCCAGTATCTGTGCTAGATCTATGGTTTTTCTCCATCTGGATCTAATCAATATTGTattctttattattttttgttcccTTTCCTTTAGTGTTGTTGAATTATCCATCTTTATTCTGTTATTCGATGGGTTCCTTAATGGTGTAGGCTTGAAATACTGCTTGAGACACAGAAACACAGAAGAGGAATTTTAGCTAGTATGAGGCATTTGGCTTTTCAAACTTTTTTCATGCTGATTCTTGTTGATAAGTTATGGGTTTCAGAAAATTAATATTTCATGCTGTTTCTTGTTCATATTTTTGATTGTCTGGTTCCCTGGGAACTCTACTTCCCAGAAGTAAGTTAAGTTGCTTAGCTTAGGGTAAGTTACTTATTTCCCAAGAGAAAAAATGGTTTTTTAGGAAATGGACACTTACTCTCAACCAAACAAGTCAATTTTTTGCACAAGCTCCCTGGCTCACTTAACTCCAACCAAACAAGGCCCATCCCCTATTTCTAATTACTGCTTGCCACTTTTTCATTTCTTGACCTAGATGTAGGTATTACATGTTTTAGGAGTGAATAGTTCCACATATGCATTTTTTTGTGTTGAATGACACAATAACATGGGTTGATTCTGGAATCCGTTGCAATATAGAGCGTGTTATCTATTTCCAATCATTCTTATATTTATTATCTGCCCATGGATTTAAGCAATAGATATCATGATCCAATTAGAGACTAGTCTGTCTCTCCATGTTTGTTCTGAGGAGTAGCTTATATTGACAATAGATAGGGTTACTTATTTGGGAAGTTGGTGTTATCCATTTGGAAGTAAAGTTGTTTTCATCCGCCTGTAATATATTGGTTCCTCTCAATTAGAACTTTTATTCTTAACCATCTCAAAACAATGAAATTGGGAAAATTAGTGTATATTTATATGTAGAAGTAAGTTGGGTCTAACAAAGTGCCTTTAATTAATCATCATGTATTGCTGTCTCAATAACTGAATTGGTGTTCTGCAGGAGGAATTTGAGGAGTATGCTGAGAAAGCTAAGACCCTTCCAGAAAATACAACAAATGAGAGCAAACTTATTTTATATGGGCTTTATAAGCAAGCCACTGTTGGACCAGTGAACACCAGTGAGTATTTTGCTTTCATTAGTTCCCATTTGGAATTTCCTCCAAAGTTCAATTTTAAAATTGCATTTTGCATGTAATTTGCAGGCCGTCCTGGAATGTTTAACATGAGGGACAGAGCAAAGTGGGATGCATGGAAGGCTGTTGAAGGTATTGATTCAGAATATGTGACAGCATACATTTTGTTTTAGTTTACTGGTTGATTGACCATTGCCAATTCGCACAGTAGTTTCACACTGACGAATTTTTGTTTCTGGCAGGCAAATCAAAGGAACAAGCAATGAGTGACTATATCACTAAGGTGAAACAGTTGCAGGAAgaagctgctgctgctgcttctgCTTAGTGTCTTGACCATGTGTGTGTGCCTGTAGGTTCCTTGTgttcaaaataatttaaaaaataataaattcaataattatctGGAGTGGTGTAATGTTGTTTCTATATTTTCTGAATTAAATTCAGACTTGTACTAAAATGGATTGAAATTAATGTCATGATAGTTTCTTAAGTGTTTGAAATTCGCATAGTGCTAACCAAAATTCCAGCCATTAACTAGGATCCTAGTCaattatttattgaaataaagCTCAATTTGCCTTTTATATTAATTGGGGATA
The Hevea brasiliensis isolate MT/VB/25A 57/8 chromosome 18, ASM3005281v1, whole genome shotgun sequence genome window above contains:
- the LOC110661100 gene encoding acyl-CoA-binding protein, which encodes MGLKEEFEEYAEKAKTLPENTTNESKLILYGLYKQATVGPVNTSRPGMFNMRDRAKWDAWKAVEGKSKEQAMSDYITKVKQLQEEAAAAASA